A stretch of Solea senegalensis isolate Sse05_10M linkage group LG10, IFAPA_SoseM_1, whole genome shotgun sequence DNA encodes these proteins:
- the LOC122775454 gene encoding synaptic vesicle glycoprotein 2B-like, which translates to MADPYQNNTYQQQGGDSYGTYGEGGGGHDGYGYHGDDLPQEEDAASDVTEGHDEDDQMYEGEYQGIPHPDEVKAAQRATGERSGAAGGDAASELEELSEQYENIMDDCGHGSFQWRLFVVLGLALMADGVECFVVAFALPSAEKDLCLSNAQKGMLGLSVFLSMMVGAFLWGGLADKVGRRRCLMVALAINCIFSFLSSLAQGYGCFLFFRLLSGVGVGGTVPIVYSYFSEFLQMDKRGEHLSWLCMFWMIGGVYASFTAWGIIPRYGWGFSMGTEFQFHSWRVFVLVAALPAVSSLVGLTFMPESPRFLLENAKHDEAWMILKQVHDTNWRAKGKPEKVFTLTHIKVPKTAEDEFIEIQAATGTSVQRWALRSLTLCRLVLKNVASLLSKDLRLSTLLMAVIWFCMAFSYYGLSVWFPDMIKHLQYEEYKSKVKVLHKERVENFYFNFSLENQIHKEGEYINDRFISIKMKSVRFEDSLFEDCLFEDIRSTDTVFDNCTIRSTLFYNTDLWEEKFLHCKMENVTFDQSKQGCHLQSEEENDVLVYLVSFLGSVAVLPGNIISALFMEKVGRVRIIGGSMLFSGGCTFLLFLSFSQSALIALQCLFCGVSAAAWNGIEVVTVELYPASKRATAFGVLNALCKMAAVLGSSIFASFVGVATAVPILLAFAALMCGGLLALKLPDTREKILQ; encoded by the exons ATGGCTGACCCCTACCAAAACAACACGTACCAACAACAAGGGGGCGACAGCTACGGCACGtatggagagggaggaggaggccacGATGGGTACggttaccatggagacgacCTGCCACAGGAAGAGGACGCAGCGAGCGATGTGACCGAAGGACATGACGAAGACGACCAAATGTACGAAGGAGAATATCAAGGGATTCCACATCCGGACGAGGTGAAGGCGGCGCAGAGAGCCACGGG TGAACGCAGTGGTGCAGCGGGCGGAGACGCTGCCTCTGAACTGGAGGAGTTATCTGAGCAGTACGAGAACATCATGGACGACTGCGGCCACGGGAGCTTCCAGTGGAGGCTGTTCGTGGTTCTGGGTCTGGCGCTGATGGCGGACGGCGTTGAATGTTTTGTGGTTGCGTTCGCTCTTCCGTCCGCAGAGAAGGACCTGTGTCTGTCCAACGCACAGAAAGGAATGCTGG GTCTCAGCGTCTTCCTCAGCATGATGGTGGGGGCCTTCCTGTGGGGAGGACTGGCGGACAAAGTCGGCCGTCGGCGCTGTCTGATGGTGGCGTTGGCCATAAACTGCATCTTCTCCTTCCTGTCGTCGTTGGCGCAGGGCTACGGCTGCTTCCTGTTCTTCAGGCTGCTGTCTGGTGTCGG GGTCGGTGGCACGGTGCCGATCGTGTACTCGTACTTCTCCGAGTTTCTTCAGATGGACAAGAGAGGAGAACATCTGTCCTGGCTGTGTATGTTCTGGATGATCGGTGGCGTCTACGCTTCGTTCACCGCCTGGGGAATCATACCCAGATACG gctggGGTTTCAGTATGGGCACAGAGTTCCAGTTCCACAGCTGGCGAGTGTTTGTCCTGGTCGCGGCTCTTCCTGCCGTCTCCTCGCTGGTCGGACTCACCTTCATGCCTGAAAGCCCTCGCTTCCTCCTGGAG aatGCCAAACACGATGAGGCGTGGATGATCCTGAAGCAGGTCCACGACACTAACTGGAGAGCTAAAGGAAAGCCAGAGAAAGTGtttact cTGACTCACATCAAGGTTCCAAAGACAGCGGAGGACGAATTCATCGAGATTCAGGCGGCGACGGGAACGTCCGTGCAGCGATGGGCTCTTCGCTCTCTCACCCTCTGCAGACTG GTGTTGAAGAACGTGGCGTCTCTCCTGTCCAAAGACCTCCGTCTGTCCACGCTCCTCATGGCCGTCATCTGGTTCTGCATGGCCTTCAG TTATTATGGTCTGTCCGTATGGTTTCCTGACATGATCAAACACCTGCAGTATGAGGAGTACAAGTCCAAAGTCAAG gttttacacaaagaaagagtggaaaatttttattttaacttttctttGGAGAACCAGATTCACAAAGAAGGAGAATACATCAatgacag gttcaTCAGTATAAAGATGAAGTCAGTCCGGTTTGAGGACTCGTTGTTTGAAGACTGTCTCTTTGAGGACATCAGGTCCACAGACACGGTGTTTGACAACTGCACCATCCGCTCCACACTTTTTTACAACACAG ACCTGTGGGAGGAGAAGTTCCTCCACTGTAAGATGGAAAACGTCACATTTGACCAAAGCAAACAGGGCTGCCACCtgcagagtgaggaggagaacgACGTCCTTGTTTACCTCGTCAGTTTCCTGGGCAGCGTGGCcgtgttgccaggcaacatcATCTCTGCGCTCTTCATGGAGAAGGTCGGCAGAGTCAGGATCATAG GTGGCTCCATGCTGTTTTCAGGAGGCTGCACCTTCCTCCTGTTTCTGAGCTTCAGCCAATCAGCGCTCATCGCCCTGCAGTGTCTGTTCTGTGGCGTCAGCGCCGCGGCGTGGAACGGCATCGAGGTGGTGACGGTGGAGCTGTACCCCGCTTCCAAGAG GGCTACGGCGTTCGGCGTGCTGAATGCGCTGTGTAAAATGGCCGCCGTCCTCGGCAGCTCCATCTTTGCCAGTTTTGTGGGCGTGGCCACAGCCGTCCCCATCCTGCTGGCCTTCGCCGCGCTGATGTGCGGCGGCCTGCTCGCACTCAAGCTCCCCGACACGCGGGAGAAAATCCTCCAGTGA